DNA from Deltaproteobacteria bacterium:
GGACCGCGTGCGGCGCTTGGTTCTCGTCAATGGCGTCGCGCGTGGCAAGGACTTCAGAATGAACGCGGAGCGGCGAGCGCTCGGCCAACTCATCGCCGTCAATTTTGAGCTGTACTGCCAGACGCTCGCCCTGGTTGATTTCGGCTGGACTGAGACGGCCCGGCTGGTGGCGGCGGAGTCTGCGAAGGGGTGTAACACGGAGATCTTGACGAGGTGGTGGACCGCCCAGCGCGAATGGGACGCGTCCATGCGGTTTCCGGAGGTCCGCTGCCCAACCCGGATCATGCACCAGCCTTCTCCGAGCGGCGGTGTTGGTCTCGATGCGATGCGCAAGATGGCGGCGATGATGCCGGACGCTCGGCTCAGCATCCGCGCGAGACCCGGGCCGATCCTGTTCGTAGAGGATCCGGAAGCCGTGGCTCAAGAGATCCTCGATTTCCTCGATGAGGATCAGCGTCCTGGCACCGTCGCATCGTTGCCCTCCGGCATCGCGATCATCCTGTTCGCTGATATCGTCGATTCGACGGGGCTGACGGAGTCGCTTGGCGACGCGGCATTCCGCGCCAAGGCGCGTGAGTTGGACGACGCGATGCGTGCGGCCATTCGCACCTGCGGCGGCACGCCGGTCGATGGCAAGCTCGTCGGTGACGGCGTGCTGGCCGTCTTCTCGTCGGCGTCGCAAGCGATCGATGCGGC
Protein-coding regions in this window:
- a CDS encoding alpha/beta fold hydrolase, which gives rise to MEPEIRYVRSADGTSIATWKFGAGSPLVVPMLPLAPLQLHWCIPEVRRGFELLAQQRTVVMYDSRGCGLSDRAATDFSLAAMVFDLEAVARGHALDRIDLLARGPMGAIAITYAAQPDRVRRLVLVNGVARGKDFRMNAERRALGQLIAVNFELYCQTLALVDFGWTETARLVAAESAKGCNTEILTRWWTAQREWDASMRFPEVRCPTRIMHQPSPSGGVGLDAMRKMAAMMPDARLSIRARPGPILFVEDPEAVAQEILDFLDEDQRPGTVASLPSGIAIILFADIVDSTGLTESLGDAAFRAKARELDDAMRAAIRTCGGTPVDGKLVGDGVLAVFSSASQAIDAALRCGAAGDGVGLKLHLGIHAGDVIREDNNVYGGAVNIAARISALSAPGEVLVSDTVRNLARTSVTATFADRGEQTLKGVSEPVHLFAIAPSLRQ